ATCCGTAGGAAGGTTGATTTCGGAAGCTCCTCCGAATAAGAAAGCCTTTCGTTGGGTATAGGATATTTCCATACTAGGGGCATATAGATTGGCAGGAAGGTTGGAACCAGTTACAAATGCATTTGCCGCAGTTCCAAGAACCATATACTCAAACCGATTGGACGAAGTGATTGCGGAGACAGGTTGAACTATATCCGTGGCTGTCGAACCACCAGCTACTAGGAAAAGTGCTGGATCAGAAGGATTAGGATCATCAGGATTTGGTCTATAACATGCATATGCCGAACCATGACGTGCTATGGATACGGAAGCTTCAATCTTTGCAGTTACGGAATTGAGTGAGGGGGAATAAGCATCACTTGTCGCATAGGCAAGTCCATCGTTATAAAATCTTCCTCCCGTATAAAAAATGGAACCTTGGTAAGTGCAACCCGCCATATCAATCCGAGGATAAACGTTAGTCGATAGATAATCGCTCCAGGTTCCAGAAGCTCCCAAGTCAGGTTGGAGTTTATAGATTGTATTTAGAATAGTACCTGTGGTCATATCAGCGGAAGTTGATCCACCAAGAATGTATATATCATTTCCAACAGACCCAGCAACTCCACCTTGTAATGTGGAAGTGATAGAGGAAAGTGTAGTCCATTTGTTTTGGAAAGGATCATAAACTTCGACTAGTCTTGACGGAGAGTAACTTACTCCAGATTTAGTGAGTCCGCCTATGATATAGATTTTATTTTTATGAGAAACAATCTGAGCATTGATTCTGGGAGTAGGGATTTTTGTAATGGAAGAACCCCATTGGTTTGTATCTGGATCATAATAGTCTATATCTGCAATCGGATTTTTATCTGATCCGATTCCTCCGATCATCCAAATACTTCGTTTGAAGATGACATTATTATCTGCTACTGTTTTAAAATTAAGTGGAAACCCTAAGCCTTTCTCACTCAATCCGCAGGTGGGAGTGTAACTATAATTTGTATCGGAAGCTAGATTTCCCAAAGGTATGGAATGGACATCCAGAGGAAAAAATGTTGTCCCTGTATAATCATAACCATTTGAAGAGGTCACCTTCAAGTAACCCATGGAAGGCGCAGAACATTTCCAGGTGATACGTGCTCCTGATGTTGATACTTCGGAAGCTATCGCCCATTCTAGTTTGGCATCCTTTGCATCAACTCCCTGCCCGATGGCATTACTTCCACAGTTAAGAAAGAGGGTAGATAAGATTAATAGAATAAGAAAAGTAATGAATGGGTTTTTAATATTTATATTCATTTAAAATGCCCATCCTCCTGAAATTTCAATCCCTGAGCCGCAAAAAGCACCTTTTTCCTCAATAAAACATTGGTTTTTCCAGCCAATCCGATAAAAAGATTTTGAGATTTTCAATCCCTGCCAACCTAACTCCCAGTTGACTAATGGATTCGTTCCTGTGAAAGCAAGGTTGCTTCCTTCGGCTTTGAATGCCGCTTGGGAAACACCTAGCCCTATAGAAGTATAAAAGTCCAGTATAGGATTATCAAAGAGTTGTTTGGAATAGAGAAAATATGTATAACCAGAATGAATCGTTAGGTTCCGACTCGTTTGGTATTCATACTTGAAACCTGTTTGCCATCTTTCTGTAATACGGAGAAATGCTGGCTCTACGAATATACTACCACCAATTAGAGCAGGAGTTGATTGGGATAAAGGAGGTAACGTAGGAAGATAATTGAATGATAAGCCAACTTTTGTTTGGTTTGTTTCTTTGTCCGTAGATCTATATTCTTCTGGGAAATCAGGGGGTGCCGACTGGATTGGATAAGGTGGTTTTAATTCTGATTTTAACAGCGTTAGAAAACCAATTTCTGTTTTAATCGTATATTCATTTGGTTTTTCTTCTGCAATTGTTCCACGGATGGAGCTACCATCCTTTAAAACAAAGGAAGAGAGCTTGTAAGAGGACACGGATGAACTTTTTTTATTTAAATCATAGGATTCTAAATTTTTTTTGGGAACCTTATATTCCTTGCCTCGGAAGCGAACGGAGAGAATGCGCTCATCTTCATAGACGAACTCCGTTTGGAACACTTCTCCGTTAGGAAAACGCAGTTCAGCACTGAAGAGAGGTAGCGT
The nucleotide sequence above comes from Leptospira kobayashii. Encoded proteins:
- a CDS encoding Kelch repeat-containing protein translates to MNINIKNPFITFLILLILSTLFLNCGSNAIGQGVDAKDAKLEWAIASEVSTSGARITWKCSAPSMGYLKVTSSNGYDYTGTTFFPLDVHSIPLGNLASDTNYSYTPTCGLSEKGLGFPLNFKTVADNNVIFKRSIWMIGGIGSDKNPIADIDYYDPDTNQWGSSITKIPTPRINAQIVSHKNKIYIIGGLTKSGVSYSPSRLVEVYDPFQNKWTTLSSITSTLQGGVAGSVGNDIYILGGSTSADMTTGTILNTIYKLQPDLGASGTWSDYLSTNVYPRIDMAGCTYQGSIFYTGGRFYNDGLAYATSDAYSPSLNSVTAKIEASVSIARHGSAYACYRPNPDDPNPSDPALFLVAGGSTATDIVQPVSAITSSNRFEYMVLGTAANAFVTGSNLPANLYAPSMEISYTQRKAFLFGGASEINLPTDSIYSLDLSSPGLQPWESVSVKMPRSRFGHKAVILSR
- a CDS encoding LA_3334 family protein; the protein is MLKKVYGCYLVNLLQVFVGIFATLPLFSAELRFPNGEVFQTEFVYEDERILSVRFRGKEYKVPKKNLESYDLNKKSSSVSSYKLSSFVLKDGSSIRGTIAEEKPNEYTIKTEIGFLTLLKSELKPPYPIQSAPPDFPEEYRSTDKETNQTKVGLSFNYLPTLPPLSQSTPALIGGSIFVEPAFLRITERWQTGFKYEYQTSRNLTIHSGYTYFLYSKQLFDNPILDFYTSIGLGVSQAAFKAEGSNLAFTGTNPLVNWELGWQGLKISKSFYRIGWKNQCFIEEKGAFCGSGIEISGGWAF